The following proteins are co-located in the Bosea sp. AS-1 genome:
- a CDS encoding ABC transporter substrate-binding protein → MRQMFRHATAVAALGAAFASAAQAEELVVGAFGGSFADNVKACHVAAFEKATGATVSLKLGNSSQFAAALRATAGKPDMDIVYIDNSLAAQTANEKLNEKIDRSKLKNAADVIPTAWGKDDSYVVAMVSATTLVYNPKLVKTPPTSWLDLADPAYAGKYAIGDISGTSGLQFLLALNKLKGGTLDNIDPGIAAIKPIAKGSAVLYTQADQLLSLFERGEIAIAPWYPDRAGVAMDKGLSLAVAYPKEGAVGILPAVVLPKGSSKTELAYKFLDQVLSAEGQGCFSERAYIGAVNTKVKLSDKLKSIVPNGESLDKAWFIDPEVIAKNTAAWTRRWQREVAR, encoded by the coding sequence ATGCGTCAGATGTTTCGTCACGCGACCGCCGTCGCCGCTCTCGGTGCCGCCTTTGCTTCCGCTGCACAGGCCGAGGAGCTCGTCGTCGGCGCTTTCGGTGGCTCCTTCGCAGACAACGTCAAGGCCTGCCATGTTGCAGCCTTCGAGAAGGCGACGGGGGCGACCGTCTCGCTGAAGCTCGGCAATTCCTCGCAGTTCGCCGCGGCGCTGCGCGCCACTGCCGGCAAGCCCGACATGGACATCGTCTATATCGATAACTCGCTGGCCGCGCAGACCGCCAATGAGAAGCTCAACGAGAAGATCGACCGTTCCAAGTTGAAGAATGCCGCTGACGTGATCCCGACCGCCTGGGGAAAGGACGACAGCTATGTCGTCGCGATGGTGAGCGCGACGACGCTGGTCTACAATCCCAAGCTGGTAAAGACGCCGCCGACCTCCTGGCTCGACCTCGCCGACCCGGCCTATGCCGGCAAATACGCGATCGGAGACATCAGCGGCACCTCCGGTCTGCAGTTCCTGCTGGCACTCAACAAACTGAAGGGCGGCACGCTCGACAACATCGATCCCGGCATTGCGGCGATCAAGCCGATCGCAAAGGGCTCGGCCGTGCTCTACACCCAGGCCGACCAGCTCCTGTCCCTGTTCGAGCGCGGCGAGATTGCGATCGCGCCGTGGTATCCGGATCGCGCTGGTGTCGCGATGGACAAGGGGCTTTCGCTCGCCGTTGCCTATCCGAAGGAAGGCGCGGTCGGCATTCTGCCGGCGGTGGTCCTGCCAAAGGGATCGAGCAAGACCGAGCTCGCCTACAAGTTCCTCGATCAGGTGCTGTCGGCCGAAGGTCAGGGCTGCTTCTCGGAGCGGGCCTATATCGGCGCGGTCAATACCAAGGTGAAGCTCTCGGACAAGCTCAAGAGCATCGTGCCGAACGGCGAAAGCCTCGATAAGGCCTGGTTCATCGACCCGGAGGTGATTGCCAAGAACACAGCCGCCTGGACGCGCCGCTGGCAGCGCGAAGTCGCGCGCTGA
- a CDS encoding MarR family transcriptional regulator, with translation MRDEAARSLTFETPDALWQNDRVGAGMQRWRREFPDVDCSGKAIVGRLLHLNEVFQTAINRTLARHRLKYPSFAVLATLRVQGAPYRMSPKALLDTLILTSGGLSNLLRRLEKAGHVRRMADETDGRGVIVELTDKGRLLVEPAMRDHAETERRLVAMLPPAEQALVAGALGKMMLANG, from the coding sequence ATGCGCGACGAGGCAGCGCGAAGCCTGACGTTCGAAACGCCCGACGCGCTCTGGCAGAACGACCGCGTCGGCGCCGGCATGCAGCGCTGGCGGCGCGAGTTCCCGGATGTCGATTGCTCCGGAAAGGCCATCGTCGGCCGGCTGCTCCACCTCAACGAGGTCTTCCAGACGGCGATCAACCGCACGCTCGCACGACACCGGCTCAAATACCCAAGCTTCGCGGTGCTCGCGACGCTGCGCGTGCAGGGCGCGCCCTATCGCATGTCGCCCAAGGCTCTGCTCGATACGCTGATCCTGACGTCGGGCGGTCTCTCGAACCTGCTGCGGCGGCTCGAAAAGGCCGGCCATGTCCGCCGGATGGCCGACGAGACGGATGGGCGCGGCGTGATCGTCGAGCTCACCGACAAGGGCCGCCTGCTGGTCGAACCGGCGATGCGCGACCATGCCGAAACGGAGCGGCGTCTCGTCGCCATGCTGCCGCCGGCCGAGCAGGCGCTGGTCGCAGGCGCGCTCGGCAAGATGATGCTGGCAAACGGCTGA
- the pip gene encoding prolyl aminopeptidase encodes MPDDDSTLYPLADPYRSLRLPVGDGHELQVELSGNPHGIPVVFLHGGPGAGTKPAQRRTFDPAAFHLVTFDQRGAGRSHPSAELVGNTTQALIADLERIRSHLGIERWLVTGGSWGSCLGLAYGQAHPERCLGFRLHGIFMAERAEIDWWFHGSRTIFPDHWETFANFVPEAERGDLLGAYYRRLTGPDPEQQLSAAIALRTFSGKTQTFLPDAGHVAALTEPQTALALARIFTHYCVNGAFLEPGQLLRDVSRIRHLPTEIVQGRYDIVTPMCTAWRLKTAWPEARFTIVTEANHAATPNAPALSLALRDATDRLRDSMLALAA; translated from the coding sequence GTGCCTGACGACGACAGCACTCTCTATCCATTGGCCGATCCTTACCGCTCGCTGCGCCTCCCGGTCGGCGACGGCCACGAGCTTCAGGTCGAGCTGAGCGGCAATCCCCACGGAATTCCTGTCGTCTTCCTGCATGGCGGCCCCGGCGCCGGCACCAAGCCGGCCCAGCGCCGGACCTTCGACCCCGCCGCATTCCACCTCGTGACCTTCGACCAGCGCGGCGCCGGACGCTCGCATCCCTCAGCCGAACTCGTCGGCAACACTACCCAGGCGCTGATTGCCGATCTCGAGCGGATCCGCAGCCACCTCGGCATCGAGCGCTGGCTTGTCACCGGCGGGTCCTGGGGCAGTTGCCTCGGCCTGGCCTATGGGCAGGCCCATCCCGAGCGCTGCCTCGGCTTCCGCCTGCACGGCATCTTCATGGCCGAGCGCGCCGAGATCGACTGGTGGTTCCACGGTTCGCGCACGATCTTCCCGGATCATTGGGAGACCTTCGCCAATTTCGTGCCGGAAGCGGAACGCGGCGATCTGCTCGGCGCCTATTACCGCCGGCTCACGGGACCCGATCCCGAGCAGCAGCTGTCGGCCGCAATCGCCTTGCGCACCTTTTCCGGGAAGACGCAGACCTTCCTGCCCGATGCCGGGCATGTCGCAGCCCTGACCGAGCCGCAAACCGCGCTCGCGCTGGCGCGCATCTTCACGCATTATTGCGTCAACGGCGCCTTCCTCGAACCGGGCCAGTTGCTGCGCGACGTCTCGCGCATCCGGCACCTGCCAACGGAGATCGTGCAGGGGCGCTATGACATCGTGACCCCGATGTGCACGGCATGGCGGCTGAAGACGGCCTGGCCCGAGGCCCGCTTCACCATCGTGACCGAGGCCAACCACGCGGCGACGCCGAACGCGCCGGCCCTGTCGCTGGCGTTGCGCGACGCGACCGATCGCCTGCGCGATTCGATGCTGGCCCTTGCGGCCTGA
- a CDS encoding ABC transporter ATP-binding protein produces MGSLTFEGLGKSYGEVEVVRDVSLTIAEGEFVSLLGPSGCGKTTILRMVAGLVEPSRGRILINRDDVTALPPNKRGLGLVFQSYALFPHMTVFENVAFGLRRRKVAGAELDKRVREALGMVRLAALAERYPRQLSGGQQQRVAIARALAPHPRVLLFDEPLSNLDAQLRDEMQIELKRLQRNLGITTLFVTHDQGEALSMSDRVGVMAKGVMQQFASPEDIYHRPATGFVASFIGKPNRLAGSVAMRKGEGGRLAVGGVDIPAARIDQPAGANVDVVIRQEAVAIRSGAPQAGDIVGEVVLRSFSGARVQYVVRLAEGVEIVAETASHGAEAALAAGAPVALAIDPAAVFAMSPEGTAP; encoded by the coding sequence ATGGGTTCGCTGACCTTCGAAGGGCTGGGCAAGTCCTATGGCGAGGTCGAGGTCGTCAGGGATGTCTCCCTGACGATCGCGGAGGGCGAATTCGTCTCGCTGCTCGGCCCTTCCGGCTGCGGCAAGACGACGATCCTGCGCATGGTCGCCGGCTTGGTCGAGCCGAGCCGAGGGCGCATCCTGATCAACCGCGACGATGTCACCGCCCTGCCACCGAACAAGCGGGGTCTGGGTCTCGTCTTCCAGTCCTATGCGCTGTTCCCGCACATGACCGTGTTCGAGAACGTCGCCTTCGGCCTGCGCCGTCGCAAGGTCGCTGGTGCCGAACTCGACAAGCGCGTCAGGGAAGCGCTCGGCATGGTCCGGCTCGCCGCCCTCGCCGAGCGCTATCCGCGTCAGCTCTCCGGCGGCCAGCAGCAGCGTGTCGCCATCGCGCGGGCCCTGGCGCCGCACCCCCGCGTGCTGCTCTTCGACGAGCCGCTCTCCAATCTCGACGCGCAGTTGCGCGACGAGATGCAGATCGAGCTGAAGCGCCTGCAGCGCAATCTCGGCATCACCACGCTCTTCGTCACCCATGACCAGGGCGAGGCGCTGTCGATGTCGGACCGCGTCGGGGTGATGGCCAAGGGCGTGATGCAACAATTCGCCAGCCCGGAGGACATCTATCACCGCCCGGCGACCGGCTTCGTCGCGAGCTTCATCGGCAAGCCGAACCGGCTGGCCGGCTCCGTTGCGATGCGGAAGGGCGAAGGCGGACGCCTCGCCGTCGGCGGTGTCGACATCCCGGCCGCACGTATCGACCAGCCAGCGGGAGCGAATGTCGATGTCGTCATCCGGCAGGAGGCGGTCGCGATCCGCAGCGGCGCGCCGCAGGCGGGCGACATTGTCGGCGAGGTCGTGCTGCGCTCCTTCAGCGGTGCGCGCGTGCAATATGTCGTCCGGCTGGCCGAGGGCGTCGAGATCGTTGCCGAAACCGCCTCGCATGGAGCGGAAGCGGCGCTTGCGGCCGGGGCGCCGGTCGCGCTCGCCATCGACCCGGCCGCCGTCTTCGCGATGTCGCCCGAAGGCACCGCACCATGA